DNA from Petropleomorpha daqingensis:
CCTTCACAGCTTGCCGACCTAGACTCACGGGCTGGAGGAGGGCGCGCTCGCCCTGCACGGCGCCCGCCCGCGCGCCCCGTACCGAGGAGTGGCCTTGGCCAAGGACCGCAAGCCCGACGACAGCCGCACGTCCCGCGGCAAGTCCTCCGGCGGTGGTGGCAACGCCCGCTCGGGCACGAAGACCGCCTCCCGGCCCGCTGCCCGGCCCACCGGTGCCAAGGGGCGCACCCGGCCGCCGACGCAGGTCGTCACCCAGCAGCGCAAGCCGTGGGGCCTCATCGCCGCCGCCGTCGCCGTCGTGGTGTTCGGGGCGGCCGTGATCACCTACGCCCTCGTCCAGGTGAACAAGTCCCACGAGAACGACGTCACGTCGCTGTCGCAGATCAAGGGCGTCAAGTCCTACGAGTACGCCGCCGGCCAGCAGCACGTGCAGACCAACCAGGACTACGCCGAGTCCCCGCCGGTCGGCGGCCCGCACGACCCGTACTGGGCCGACTGCACCGGCACCGTCTACACCGTCGACATCCGGCACGAGAACGCCGTCCACAGCCTCGAGCACGGCGCCGTCTGGATCACCTACAACCCCGACAAGGTCAGCCAGTCCGACATCGACAAGCTGGCCGCCCTCGTCGACGGGGTGTCCGGCCGGCTGCTGTCGCCCTACGCGGGTCAGGACTCGGCGATCAGCCTCCAGTCCTGGAACCACCAGCTCAAGGTCGGCTCGGCCGACGACAAGCGGATCAAGCAGTTCGCCGACCTGATGACCTTCAACTCCGAGGTGGACAACCACTACCCGGAGATCGGCGCCAGCTGCGAGAACCCGGCGTTCAAGGCCAACCCCGTGGTGACCGGGCAGGACAGCACCGCGGTCGGCTCCAGCGACATGGCGACCACGCCGACGGCCACCAGCGCGCCGTGACCGTGAGCGCCGCCGTGGAGGAGCAGACGCAGGCACCGGCGGTGGCGCCGGGCCGCAGCCCGCTGCGCGTGGTGCTGCTGGCCGTCATCGCCGTCGGGCTGCTGCTCATCGGCGGTGCATCGGCGGTCGTCCTGGGCATCGGGCAGGACGAGACGCCGACCTCGGACTCGGTCGACGCCGGGTTCTCCCGCGACATGTCGGTGCACCACCTGCAGGGCGTGGAGATGGCCAACCTGGCGCTGACGCAGGCCACCGACCCGCAGGTGAGGTCGCTGGCCTTCGACATCTCGGCCACGCAGACCAACCAGGTGGGGCGCATGCAGGGCTGGCTGAGCCTGTGGGGGCTGCCCCTGTCCGGCGGCGAGCAGATGGCCTGGATGGGCGACGCCCACCAGCACACCGCGAACGGGCTCATGCCCGGCATGGCGACCGAGCAGGAGCTCACCGAGCTCCAGTCGCTGCAGGGGACGGCGTTCGACATCCGCTTCCTGCAGCTGATGATCCGCCACCACCAGGGCGGCCGGGCCATGGCCGAGTACGCGGCGCAGCACGCCCAGCTCGAGCCGGTGCGGTCGCTGGCCCGCTCGATCGTGGACACCCAGACCGCCGAGACGACGACGATGGCGGCGATGCTCACCGCGCTGGGCGGCACGCCGCTGCCGCCGCCGTCCTGACGGCCGCCGGTCGCCCCGGTCGGGACGGCTGGTAACTTCTTCCGTGCCCGAGCCCCCGTAGCTCAGGGGATAGAGCACCGCCCTCCGGAGGCGGGTGCGCAGGTTCGAATCCTGCCGGGGGCACCACCAGGTGCTGATCGTCGACCCCCAGTTGGGCTGACCGTTGGACACCGAGCGCGCGGGCACCGGCCCCGCCGGCCCGGCCGGCCACGGCGCCGCTGGCAGCGCCGAGACCCCGCCGGTCTCGTCCTCGTCGTCGGCCACCGTGCCGTGCCTAGTCTGGGGGCGTGCCCGACCCCGCCGAGATCGATGAACGGATCGACCGCGCGAGCGCGCGACCTTTCGGGCGGCGGTTCCACCTGCGCGGGCGCGAGCGGGTCACGGCTGAGCTGCGCGGTCCGCAGACGATGCGGGCTCACGCCGCGGAGATCATCGCCGAGCGGCTGGCGCCGGCCGAGCCCCGCAACGACGGCCGGCAGACCCCCTACCGCAACCACGCGGTCTTCGTGGCCCAGCACGCCACCGCGACCTGCTGCCGCAGCTGCCTGGAGACGTGGCACGGCATCGCCAAGGGGCAACCGCTCGACCACGGCGAGCGGGCCTACGTGGTCGAGGTGATCGGGCGTTGGATCGACCGCGAGCTGGCGACCTCCATCGAAGGTCGGGACTCCGGGAGCTCTACCTCACGCCGATGGTGAAGGTGCCCGCACTGCTGGTCAGAGCAACGGTGAGCACCCCATCACACGAAGGGCCGGTCAGCCGCTGTCGTCGACCGGCACCGGCGCCGGACCCGAGATCTCCCCACGGCCGTGGTACGCGTCCGGCCGGCCGGTCGCCAGCGCCCACAGCGCTGCCCAGTCCAGCCGGGCCCGCGGGGGCCGGATCCCCGGCCGTTCGCGGGGCAGCCTGACCCGCAGCGCGCCGGGACGGACGGTGCACCGGACCGGGGTGGCCAGCCGCACCGTCTCCCCGTCGATGCCCACCGGGATGTCGGCGCCGTCCGCCATCACGACGACCTCCGCCGCCACGGCGCGCCGCAGGCCCTGCCGGTGGGCGGTGTTGAGCAGCCCCACCGCCTGCCGCGCGCTGTCCACGCGGATGGCGATCACGCCGAGCAGCCCGCGATCCAGGCGGGCGCGCCGCCCCATGCCGGCGAGATCGGAGGCCTCGTAGGGGTTGTTGCTCACGAGCAGGGCGTGCGGGTCCTCCACGCGGATCCCGCCGACGTCGGCGGTCAGCCGGGCACCGCGCCGGCGCGTGAGCAGGTCGGGCAGGGCATCGAGCGTCGTGCGGCGCTTGTCGTCCCGGTAGGCCGGGTTGAGCACGATCTCCGCGTAGGCGCCGAAGGAGGCGTTGTTCACGAACGGGCGCCCGTTGATCTCACCGAGGTCGATCCGGGCCTCCACCCCGTCGCGCAGCGCGTCCAGGCAGCGCGCCGGTTCCTCGCGGTCCAGCCCCAGGTCGAGCGCGAAGTGGTTGCGCGTGCCCGCGCTGATCACGAGGAACGGGACGTCGTGCTCGACCGCCACCTGCGCGACCAGTGCCTGGGTGCCGTCACCGCCCGCGACGCCCAGCAGGTCCGCGCCGCGGGCGAGGGCGTCCCGGGCGAGCTGCTGGGGGTCTTTGCCCGTGCCGTCGAGCAGTGCCACCTCGGCGCCCAGCTGTTCCGCGCGCTCCCGCAGCCGGAATCGCTCGACCTTGCCGCCCCCCGACCGCGGGTTCATGACGAGGAACGGGTGCCGCGGCGCGGCGGCGTCGGTGACCGGCAACTGCCATTCCGACCGCTCGGGGCGCAGGGCCGCACGGCCGGTCGCGACGCCGGCGGCCAGCAGCACCAGGGTCAGGACCGCCAGCCAGAGCATGCGGTTCGCGGCGAGCAGCACGATCTCCGCGACCGGTGCGGCCAGGCCGAGGCACAGCGCGATCCACCGGAGGGGCCCCCGCAGCAGCAGGAACCAGAACAGGCCGGCGACGGTCAGGGCCACGGCCGCCCCGGTGAGCAGGACGAAGCCCACCCCGCGGTGGGGGGCGAACACGAACAGGACGACGACCGCCAGGACGACGAGGGCCAGGGCGCCTCGGGCGTACCAGCGGCGAGTCCGCAACGACTCCACGGCGCACCTCCCGGGGCCGGTCGCCGGTCTCCGAGCATGTCCGCCACAGGGCCTCGTGCGATCACCCCGCTCGGACGGTTCCGGAGCCGCGATGCCGTCTACGGTGGCGCGGTGAGCCTGAGCCCGGGGCCGCCGGTCGGGACGCTGCTGTCGGTCAACGTCGGGCAGCCGCGGGACGTGGCGTGGCGCGGGCGGACCGTCTTCACCGGCGTGTTCAAGGACCCGTTTCCCGGCCCGGTCCGCGTCGGCCGGCTCAACATCGTCGGCGACGGCCAGGGCGATCTGGCCGGTCACGGCGGGGAGCAGCGCGCCGTCTTCGTCTACCAGCTCGGCTCGTACCGGTACTGGGAGCGCGAGCTCGGGCGCGCCGACTTCGTGCACGGCCAGTTCGGCGAGAACTTCACCGTCGACGGGCTGGCCGACGACGAGGTCTGCATCGGCGACCGGTACCGGATCGGCACGGCGACGTTCGAGGTGAGCCAGCCGCGGGTGACCTGCTACCGCGTCGGGATCCGGATGGACGACCCGCGGATCCCGGCCCTCCTCGTCTCGCACCGCCGTCCCGGCTTCTACCTTCGCGTGCTCGAGGAGGGCGAGGTGCAGGCGGGGGACCCGATCGTCAAGCTGGCCTCGGGGCCCGAGCAGATGACGGTGGCCGAGGTCGACGGGCTGCTGTACCTCCCGGGGCACGGTCGCCTGGACCTGCTCCGCGCGCTCCGGATCCCCGCCCTCAGCCCGGGGTGGCAGGCCTCGTTCCGGGCGCTGCTGGACCAGGGGCCGGCAGCCGGGAACGCCGGCCTCGCGGTGGCCGGCCCGCCGCCCGCCTGGCCCGGCTTCCGCCCGTTGACGGTCACGGCGATCACGCACGAGAGCGGGACCGTGAGCTCGATCCGGCTCGAGGACCCCGACGGCGCTCCCCTGCCGGCCGCGCGCCCGGGCCAGTACCTCACGGTGCGGGTCCGCCCGGACCAGGCGCAGCGGCCGCTGCTGCGCAACTACTCGATGTGCGGACCGTCGGGGGCGGGCGCCTACCGGATCGGGGTCAAGCGCGAGCCGCTCGGCGCCGTGAGCGGCTACCTGTCCACCCGGCTGGCCGTCGGGGACCGGCTCGACGTCGGGGCTCCCCGCGGCACGTTCCTCCTGGAGGACACGGCCGGACCGGTGCTGCTGGTCAGCGCCGGCATCGGCGTCACCCCGGTTCTCGCCATGCTGCACGCGCTGGCGCAGGAGCGTTCCGAGCGGGAGATCTGGTGGCTGCACGGCGCGCGCAACGGCAGCGAGCACCCGTTCGCCGCCGAGGCCCGGGATCTGCTCGCCGCGCTGCCGAACGCGCGCACGCGGGTGTACTACAGCCGCCCGGGTCCGGACGACGTCCCGGGCCGGGGGTTCGACGTGACCGGCCGCCTCACCGGGTCGGTGCTCGCCGAGCTCGACCCGCCCCGCGACGCCCAGGCGTACGTGTGCGGGCCGGCGCCGTTCATGGACGACGTCAGCGCCGGCCTGGCCAGCCTGGGGATCGAGGCGGCGCACGTGCACACCGAGCCGTTCGGCCCCGCCGCGGGCCTCACGCCGGGCATCGCGGCGGCGGCGGCACGGCCGCCGCACCCACCGGCCGGCCGGCCGGGCGACGGCCCGGCGGTCGCCTTCGCCCGCAGCGACCTCGAGGTCCCGTGGAGCGACGACTACGGCAGTCTGCTCGAGCTCGCCGAGGCGTGCGACGTGCCGGTCCGCTGGTCGTGCCGGACCGGCGTCTGCCAGACCTGCGAGACCACGCTCATCGCCGGCGCCGTCGGCTACCGCCCCGACCCGGTCGAGCCGCCGCCCGACGGCAGCGTGCTCCTGTGCTGCTCGCAGGCCCGGGGCGACGTCGTCCTCGACCTGTGACCGGAAAAATCTCCCGGAGGATGTCGAGAACGCGCGGCCGGCTCCGTCCCCGGGGTGCGAGCGGCCACGATGGGCCGCAACCACCACCGAGGAGACATCGATGGCCAAGTACCTGCTGCTCAAGCACTACCGCGGCGCCCCGGCCGCGGTGAACGACGTGCCGATGGAGAAGTGGGCACCGGAGGAGATCACCGCCCACCTCCGCTACATGGACGACTTCGCGGCCAAGCTCGAGGAGACCGGCGAGTACGTCGGCGGCCAGGCCCTCTCCCCCGAGGGCATGTGGGTCCGGTACGACGGCGAGGGCCGCCCGCCGGTGACCGACGGGCCGTTCGCCGAGACCAAGGACCTCATCGCCGGCTGGATGATCATCGACGTCGACACGCACGAGCGCGCCGTCGAACTGGCCGGGGAGCTGTCGGCCGCCCCGGGCGCGGGCGGGCAGCCGATCCACGAGTGGCTCGAGCTGCGCCCGTTCCTGCCCGAGTCGCCCCTGACCACGGAATGCCCGGACCGCTGAACGAGGTCCTGCTGCGCAGCCTGACGCCGCAGGTCCTCACGGTCCTCGTCCGCCGCGGAGCCGACTTCGCGACGGCCGAGGACGCCGTGCAGGACGCGCTGGTCGAGGCGGTCCGGGTCTGGCCGGCCGACCCGCCGCGCGACCCGAAGGGCTGGTTGGTCACCGTGGCCTGGCGCCGGTTCCTCGACGCGACGCGCTCCGACGCCGCCCGCCGGCGGCGGGAGGTGCGCATCGACGAGGAGCCGGCGCCCGGCCCGGCACCGCAGGCCGACGACACCCTGCAGCTGTACTTCCTGTGCGCCCACCCGTCGCTGACCCCGTCGTCGGCGGTGGCGCTCACGCTGCGGGCGGTCGGCGGGCTGACCACCCGCCAGATCGCCGGGGCCTACC
Protein-coding regions in this window:
- a CDS encoding MOSC domain-containing protein, whose protein sequence is MSLSPGPPVGTLLSVNVGQPRDVAWRGRTVFTGVFKDPFPGPVRVGRLNIVGDGQGDLAGHGGEQRAVFVYQLGSYRYWERELGRADFVHGQFGENFTVDGLADDEVCIGDRYRIGTATFEVSQPRVTCYRVGIRMDDPRIPALLVSHRRPGFYLRVLEEGEVQAGDPIVKLASGPEQMTVAEVDGLLYLPGHGRLDLLRALRIPALSPGWQASFRALLDQGPAAGNAGLAVAGPPPAWPGFRPLTVTAITHESGTVSSIRLEDPDGAPLPAARPGQYLTVRVRPDQAQRPLLRNYSMCGPSGAGAYRIGVKREPLGAVSGYLSTRLAVGDRLDVGAPRGTFLLEDTAGPVLLVSAGIGVTPVLAMLHALAQERSEREIWWLHGARNGSEHPFAAEARDLLAALPNARTRVYYSRPGPDDVPGRGFDVTGRLTGSVLAELDPPRDAQAYVCGPAPFMDDVSAGLASLGIEAAHVHTEPFGPAAGLTPGIAAAAARPPHPPAGRPGDGPAVAFARSDLEVPWSDDYGSLLELAEACDVPVRWSCRTGVCQTCETTLIAGAVGYRPDPVEPPPDGSVLLCCSQARGDVVLDL
- a CDS encoding YciI family protein, encoding MAKYLLLKHYRGAPAAVNDVPMEKWAPEEITAHLRYMDDFAAKLEETGEYVGGQALSPEGMWVRYDGEGRPPVTDGPFAETKDLIAGWMIIDVDTHERAVELAGELSAAPGAGGQPIHEWLELRPFLPESPLTTECPDR
- a CDS encoding DUF305 domain-containing protein — encoded protein: MTVSAAVEEQTQAPAVAPGRSPLRVVLLAVIAVGLLLIGGASAVVLGIGQDETPTSDSVDAGFSRDMSVHHLQGVEMANLALTQATDPQVRSLAFDISATQTNQVGRMQGWLSLWGLPLSGGEQMAWMGDAHQHTANGLMPGMATEQELTELQSLQGTAFDIRFLQLMIRHHQGGRAMAEYAAQHAQLEPVRSLARSIVDTQTAETTTMAAMLTALGGTPLPPPS
- a CDS encoding DUF4186 domain-containing protein, whose product is MPDPAEIDERIDRASARPFGRRFHLRGRERVTAELRGPQTMRAHAAEIIAERLAPAEPRNDGRQTPYRNHAVFVAQHATATCCRSCLETWHGIAKGQPLDHGERAYVVEVIGRWIDRELATSIEGRDSGSSTSRRW
- a CDS encoding diacylglycerol/lipid kinase family protein, with the translated sequence MESLRTRRWYARGALALVVLAVVVLFVFAPHRGVGFVLLTGAAVALTVAGLFWFLLLRGPLRWIALCLGLAAPVAEIVLLAANRMLWLAVLTLVLLAAGVATGRAALRPERSEWQLPVTDAAAPRHPFLVMNPRSGGGKVERFRLRERAEQLGAEVALLDGTGKDPQQLARDALARGADLLGVAGGDGTQALVAQVAVEHDVPFLVISAGTRNHFALDLGLDREEPARCLDALRDGVEARIDLGEINGRPFVNNASFGAYAEIVLNPAYRDDKRRTTLDALPDLLTRRRGARLTADVGGIRVEDPHALLVSNNPYEASDLAGMGRRARLDRGLLGVIAIRVDSARQAVGLLNTAHRQGLRRAVAAEVVVMADGADIPVGIDGETVRLATPVRCTVRPGALRVRLPRERPGIRPPRARLDWAALWALATGRPDAYHGRGEISGPAPVPVDDSG
- a CDS encoding DUF3105 domain-containing protein; this translates as MALAKDRKPDDSRTSRGKSSGGGGNARSGTKTASRPAARPTGAKGRTRPPTQVVTQQRKPWGLIAAAVAVVVFGAAVITYALVQVNKSHENDVTSLSQIKGVKSYEYAAGQQHVQTNQDYAESPPVGGPHDPYWADCTGTVYTVDIRHENAVHSLEHGAVWITYNPDKVSQSDIDKLAALVDGVSGRLLSPYAGQDSAISLQSWNHQLKVGSADDKRIKQFADLMTFNSEVDNHYPEIGASCENPAFKANPVVTGQDSTAVGSSDMATTPTATSAP